The Primulina eburnea isolate SZY01 chromosome 8, ASM2296580v1, whole genome shotgun sequence genome contains a region encoding:
- the LOC140839964 gene encoding DNA-directed RNA polymerases II, IV and V subunit 8B-like gives MAEFYFDEIIKVHKVDNQVVYDKVSRIIARSEVEEFYLELDVNKEIYPMLPGEKYRMVITNTLLMDGSAVTGYFPEGKQKSLADKFEYVMHGLPYKMSEVQVKTDDGNSDAKVAVYVSFGGLQLLLRGDPLKVHKFKVDQKLFLLLRKI, from the exons ATGGCGGAGTTTTACTTTGACGAGATAATCAAGGTCCATAAAGTGGATAATCAAGTTGTATATGACAAGG TTTCGCGTATCATCGCAAGAAGTGAAGTTGAGGAGTTTTATCTGGAGTTAGATGTGAACAAAGAAATATATCCTATGCTCCCGGGTGAGAAATACCGAATGGTGATAACTAACACTCTGTTGATGGATGGTTCGGCTGTTACAGGCTACTTTCCTGAG GGCAAACAAAAATCACTTGCAGACAAATTTGAGTATGTGATGCATGGCCTTCCGTATAAAATGTCAGAAGTTCAAGTAAAGACTGATGATGGAAACAGTGATGCTAAAGT GGCTGTCTATGTTTCATTTGGAGGCCTTCAATTGCTGCTGAGAGGCGATCCCCTGAAGGTGCACAAGTTTAAAGTCGACCAGAAGTTGTTTCTTCTGTTGCGAAAGATATGA
- the LOC140839966 gene encoding serine/threonine-protein kinase GRIK2-like: MFVKRDTMEKMTAVGCCGWFGFSFAKKSNKVRGLGDSTSHEFLLDEETENEDDSFSNRDVPDNENGEECDFKSPTKRAEENLRYRMQHGFICREFPVKETHSLLRSEDENGIKTVNEYVYERKIGGGSYGKVVLYRSYIDGKNYAIKSFHKSYLLKIRVTPSETAMSDVLREVLIMKGLSHPNIVNLIEVIDDPTTDHFFMVLEYVEGKWVFDGTGPACCLEENTARKYLCGVVSGLMYLHAHNIVHGDIKPDNLLITGSGSIKIGDFSVSQVFEDDNDELRRSPGTPVFTAPECCIGETYHGKAADTWAVGVTLYCMVLGKYPFLGETLQDTYDKIVNDPLLLPDEMNPLLKSLLEGLLCKDPVQRMTLEDVAQNAWVVGENGPIRPYLCWCKRHDLQKKIA; the protein is encoded by the exons ATGTTTGTTAAGAGGGATACGATGGAGAAAATGACAGCGGTGGGTTGCTGTGGCTGGTTTGGTTTTAGCTTTGCAAAAAAATCCAATAAAGTTAGGGGATTAGGTGATAGCACATCACACGAGTTCTTATTGGATGAAGAGACGGAAAATGAGGATGATAGCTTTTCTAACAGAGATGTGCCTGATAATGAGAATGGGGAAGAGTGTGATTTCAAAAGCCCTACCAAACGAGCGGAGGAAAATCTCAGGTATCGGATGCAGCATGGATTCATTTGCAGGGAGTTCCCTGTTAAGGAAACCCACAGTCTCCTTCGCTCAGAG GATGAAAATGGAATCAAGACTGTTAATGAGTATGTCTATGAACGCAAGATTGGTGGTGGCAGCTACGGAAAAGTG GTTCTCTACCGAAGTTATATAGATGGTAAAAATTATGCTATAAAG TCCTTTCATAAGTCTTATCTGCTGAAGATACGAGTCACACCTTCAGAAACTGCCATGTCTGATGTTCTTCGTGAG GTTTTAATAATGAAGGGATTGAGCCATCCCAATATCGTCAATCTAATTGAAGTTATAGATGACCCTACAACTGATCACTTCTTTATGG TTCTTGAATATGTGGAAGGCAAATGGGTCTTTGATGGTACCGGTCCTGCATGTTGCCTGGAAGAAAATACTGCACGGAAGTACTTATGTGGTGTAGTTTCTGGTTTGATGTATCTTCATGCTCAT AATATAGTGCATGGGGATATCAAACCtgataatttattaattacTGGTTCTGGTTCCATCAAGATCGGTGATTTTAGCGTCAGTCAGGTTTTTGAG GATGATAATGATGAGCTTCGTCGTTCTCCTGGAACTCCTGTATTTACAGCTCCCGAGTGCTGTATAGGTGAAACTTATCATGGAAAAGCTGCCGATACATGGGCAGTTGGAGTTACTTTATACTGTATGGTTCTCGGGAAATATCCATTTCTTGGAGAGACCCTGCAAGATACATATGACAAG ATAGTGAACGACCCATTGTTGCTTCCTGATGAAATGAACCCTCTGTTGAAGAGTCTGCTCGAGGGCCTTCTGTGCAAAG ATCCTGTGCAAAGAATGACTCTAGAGGATGTTGCGCAGAACGCATGGGTTGTAGGAGAAAACGGGCCAATTCGGCCATACTTGTGCTGGTGCAAGCGTCATGATCTCCAGAAAAAAATTGCCTGA
- the LOC140839967 gene encoding probable pyridoxal 5'-phosphate synthase subunit PDX2, with protein sequence MTVGVLALQGSFNEHIAALKRLGVIGVEVRKAEQLQNVSALIIPGGESTTMAKLAGYHNLFPALREFVKIGKPVWGTCAGLIFLADKAIGQKSGGQELIGGLNCTVHRNFFGSQLQSFESDVLVPEIAATEGGPPSFRGVFIRAPGILEVGPEVQVLADVTVQSDGTADFDSVVESSEENSGSEKRVIVAVKQGNLLATAFHPELTADTRWHSYFLKMVKETSNDASSSIALSTEILEPPKYDLPVYQQ encoded by the exons ATGACAGTTGGCGTGCTTGCTCTACAGGGATCTTTCAACGAACATATCGCAG CTTTGAAAAGGTTGGGTGTGATTGGAGTGGAGGTAAGGAAGGCGGAGCAGCTGCAAAATGTGAGCGCGCTTATTATTCCAGGCGGAGAGAGCACCACCATGGCTAAGCTTGCCGGGTATCACAACCTC TTCCCTGCTTTGAGAGAGTTCGTTAAAATTGGGAAACCGGTTTGGGGAACTTGTGCAGGTCTTATTTTCCTGGCTGACAAAGCAATTG GGCAGAAAAGCGGAGGGCAGGAATTGATCGGTGGCCTTAATTGTACTGTGCATAGAAACTTCTTTGGCAGTCAG CTGCAAAGCTTTGAGTCGGACGTTTTAGTTCCTGAGATTGCAGCCACAGAAGGAGGCCCACCGAGCTTCCGCGGTGTCTTTATTCGTGCCCCTGGAATTCTTGAAGTAGGCCCAGAAGTACAAGTGTTGGCTGATGTTACAGTTCAATCTGACGGAACTGCTGATTTTGATTCAGTTGTTGAAAGTTCGGAG GAAAATTCTGGATCTGAAAAGAGGGTGATTGTTGCTGTAAAACAGGGAAACTTGCTAGCCACCGCTTTTCACCCGGAATTGACTGCTGACACTCGATG GCATAGTTATTTTTTGAAGATGGTGAAAGAAACCAGCAATGATGCTTCAAGTAGTATTGCTTTGTCCACCGAAATCCTGGAGCCTCCAAAATATGATCTTCCAGTATATCAACAGTGA
- the LOC140838035 gene encoding syntaxin-71-like: MSVIDILFRVDSICKKYDKYDVDKMRSSNSSAGDAFARLYASFESQIEAAIHKSEVASMETNRAVVVAKNAEVRRLKVRLLEEVPKLQKLAQKKVKGLSREELDARSDLVLALPERIQAIPDGATNAGTKSGGWGASSSHKAIKFESEGHFEDDFFQHSEETSQFRQEYEMRKLKQDQGLDFISEGLDTLKNLALDMNEELDRQVPLIDEIDTKVDKATSDIRNTNVRLKDTLLKVRSTKNFCIDIILLCVILGIAAYLYNILR; this comes from the exons ATGAGTGTGATCGACATTTTGTTCAGGGTCGACTCCATCTGCAAGAAATACGACAAATATGACGTCGACAAGATGCGATCCTCCAATTCCTCTGCCGGCGACGCTTTCGCCCGCCTCTACGCCTCTTTCGAATCCCAGATCGAGGCCGCTATCCAT AAATCGGAGGTGGCTTCAATGGAGACGAACAGAGCGGTGGTGGTCGCGAAGAATGCGGAGGTGCGGCGGTTGAAGGTTAGGCTTCTGGAGGAGGTGCCTAAATTGCAGAAACTTGCTCAGAAAAAG GTTAAAGGGTTATCTAGAGAAGAACTCGATGCTCGTAGCGACCTGGTTCTTGCTCTGCCGGAGAGGATTCAAGCAATACCGGATGGAGCAACAAATGCGGGTACTAAAAGTGGAGGCTGGGGAGCTTCATCATCCCATAAAGCCATAAAGTTCGAATCCG AGGGGCACTTCGAAGATGATTTCTTCCAACACAGCGAAGAAACAAGCCAATTTAGGCAAGAATACGAGATGCGGAAATTGAAGCAG GATCAAGGATTGGATTTTATATCAGAAGGTCTAGATACATTAAAGAATTTGGCACTCGATATGAATGAG GAATTGGACAGGCAGGTCCCTTTGATTGATGAAATCGACACCAAG GTGGACAAGGCAACATCTGACATAAGAAACACTAACGTTAGACTGAAGGATACTCTCCTCAAG gtgagATCCACCAAAAACTTCTGCATTGATATAATTCTTTTGTGTGTTATTCTGGGAATTGCTGCCTATCTATACAA TATACTGCGCTGA